One genomic window of Panicum hallii strain FIL2 chromosome 6, PHallii_v3.1, whole genome shotgun sequence includes the following:
- the LOC112897036 gene encoding calvin cycle protein CP12-3, chloroplastic-like — protein sequence MASPCLASLFSAASALPAGIGTRRSPPSARAWHHDNCTHHQLQRLVVAAAAAKRRYKGTARKEAALAELVERKVAEAMEACAGREAEAGCRVAWDEVEEVSQARADLRRRIAEAPGDPLEPFCADNPADDDCAVVYVDD from the coding sequence ATGGCGTCACCGTGCCTCGCCTCCCTCTTCTCCGCCGCATCGGCTCTCCCCGCCGGCATCGGCACGCGCCGAtcgccgccctccgcccgcgcgTGGCACCACGACAATTGCACGCACCATCAGTTGCAGCggctggtggtggcggcggcggcggcgaagcggCGGTACaaggggacggcgaggaaggaggcggcgctggcggagctggtggagcggaAGGTGGCGGAGGCGATGGAGGCGTGCGCGGGGCGCGAGGCGGAGGCCGGGTGCCGCGTGGCGTGGGACGAGGTGGAGGAGGTGAGCCAGGCCAGGGccgacctccgccgccgcatcgcCGAGGCCCCCGGCGACCCGCTCGAGCCCTTCTGCGCGGACAACCCCGCCGACGACGACTGCGCCGTGGTCTACGTCGACGACTGA
- the LOC112897035 gene encoding SAC3 family protein C isoform X2 — protein sequence MDRGSSSSRGRGWQGRGHHGGGRGGGGWQGCGRGRHGGGGGGRGRPSPPTPSSTAYRATVNPTPTPASTVDDAAPIVGTCPDMCPARERAQRERLRDLAVLERVGGDPAQTSPSLAVKKFCRTISSTNVMASDIRPLPVLRETMDYLLHLLDSSEHPFETVHDFIFDRTRSIRQDLSMQNVVNHQAIQIYEDVQKRGRILFLLCASTFGLQDTQNDSLSLWYSQLASQVRQSKEMILARNLLRCYHLGNFKRFFCLIAAEATDLQLRLVEPFLNEVRARALMYFNHSGYKLQHHPLEHLSEILMIEESELETLCRTCGLEIRTSEGTKAFVPKQTSFSLPASMPRSNGIYISREVGR from the exons ATGGACCGGGGCTCGAGCTCCTCCCGCGGCAGAGGCTGGCAAGGACGGGGACACCACGGTGGCGGCCGCGGTGGCGGAGGCTGGCAAGGATGTGGACGCGGACGccatggtggtggcggcggtggcagaggccgcccctccccaccAACTCCTTCCTCCACTGCCTACCGTGCGACGGTCAACCCCACTCCGACACCTGCCAGTACCGTCGACGACGCAGCGCCGATCGTGGGCACCTGCCCTGACATGTGCCCAG CGAGGGAACGAGCACAGAGGGAGCGGCTGAGGGACCTGGCCGTGCTTGAGCGGGTGGGCGGTGACCCTGCACAGACGTCTCCTTCCCTCGCCGTCAAGAAG TTCTGCAGAACTATATCTTCCACAAATGTAATGGCTTCAGATATACGTCCTCTGCCGGTTTTGCGAGAAACAATGGATTATCTTTTGCATTTATTGGATTCTTCAGAGCATCCGTTTGAGACAGTCCATGATTTCATCTTTGATAGGACAAGGTCTATAAGACAAGACCTCAGTATGCAGAATGTAGTGAATCATCAAGCAATTCAAATATATGAGGATGTG CAAAAGAGAGGCCGAATATTATTCCTTCTATGTGCTTCTACATTTGGGCTGCAAGATACCCAAAATG ATTCACTCTCTTTGTGGTATAGCCAATTAGCTTCTCAAGTTAGACAGTCAAAGGAAATGATATTGGCGAGAAATTTATTAAG ATGCTACCACCTAGGAAACTTCAAGCGCTTCTTTTGCTTGATAGCAGCTGAAGCAACTGATCTTCAGTTGCGGCTTGTGGAGCCGTTTCTCAATGAG GTCCGAGCTAGAGCCTTAATGTACTTTAACCATAGCGGCTACAAACTCCAACACCACCCTTTGGAGCATTTGTCAGAAATCCTGATGATCGAG GAGTCGGAACTGGAAACTCTTTGCAGAACATGTGGACTTGAAATCAGGACAAGCGAAGGTACGAAAGCTTTTGTGCCTAAACAGACAAGTTTCAGCCTACCGGCATCCATGCCCCGAAGTAATGGCATTTACATCTCAAGGGAGGTTGGAAGATGA
- the LOC112897035 gene encoding SAC3 family protein C isoform X1, which produces MDRGSSSSRGRGWQGRGHHGGGRGGGGWQGCGRGRHGGGGGGRGRPSPPTPSSTAYRATVNPTPTPASTVDDAAPIVGTCPDMCPARERAQRERLRDLAVLERVGGDPAQTSPSLAVKKFCRTISSTNVMASDIRPLPVLRETMDYLLHLLDSSEHPFETVHDFIFDRTRSIRQDLSMQNVVNHQAIQIYEDVVTFHIRSHQRLARSCQDSDASSLCFLNMEQLTKCLLSLFDMYHAIHESDSHSKREAEYYSFYVLLHLGCKIPKMVDSLSLWYSQLASQVRQSKEMILARNLLRCYHLGNFKRFFCLIAAEATDLQLRLVEPFLNEVRARALMYFNHSGYKLQHHPLEHLSEILMIEESELETLCRTCGLEIRTSEGTKAFVPKQTSFSLPASMPRSNGIYISREVGR; this is translated from the exons ATGGACCGGGGCTCGAGCTCCTCCCGCGGCAGAGGCTGGCAAGGACGGGGACACCACGGTGGCGGCCGCGGTGGCGGAGGCTGGCAAGGATGTGGACGCGGACGccatggtggtggcggcggtggcagaggccgcccctccccaccAACTCCTTCCTCCACTGCCTACCGTGCGACGGTCAACCCCACTCCGACACCTGCCAGTACCGTCGACGACGCAGCGCCGATCGTGGGCACCTGCCCTGACATGTGCCCAG CGAGGGAACGAGCACAGAGGGAGCGGCTGAGGGACCTGGCCGTGCTTGAGCGGGTGGGCGGTGACCCTGCACAGACGTCTCCTTCCCTCGCCGTCAAGAAG TTCTGCAGAACTATATCTTCCACAAATGTAATGGCTTCAGATATACGTCCTCTGCCGGTTTTGCGAGAAACAATGGATTATCTTTTGCATTTATTGGATTCTTCAGAGCATCCGTTTGAGACAGTCCATGATTTCATCTTTGATAGGACAAGGTCTATAAGACAAGACCTCAGTATGCAGAATGTAGTGAATCATCAAGCAATTCAAATATATGAGGATGTG GTAACATTTCATATTAGGTCCCATCAAAGACTTGCTAGGTCTTGTCAGGATTCAGATGCATCTTCATTGTGTTTCCTAAACATGGAGCAACTAACAAAATGCCTCCTTTCTCTGTTTGATATGTATCACGCAATCCATGAGAGTGATTCCCACAGCAAAAGAGAGGCCGAATATTATTCCTTCTATGTGCTTCTACATTTGGGCTGCAAGATACCCAAAATG GTAGATTCACTCTCTTTGTGGTATAGCCAATTAGCTTCTCAAGTTAGACAGTCAAAGGAAATGATATTGGCGAGAAATTTATTAAG ATGCTACCACCTAGGAAACTTCAAGCGCTTCTTTTGCTTGATAGCAGCTGAAGCAACTGATCTTCAGTTGCGGCTTGTGGAGCCGTTTCTCAATGAG GTCCGAGCTAGAGCCTTAATGTACTTTAACCATAGCGGCTACAAACTCCAACACCACCCTTTGGAGCATTTGTCAGAAATCCTGATGATCGAG GAGTCGGAACTGGAAACTCTTTGCAGAACATGTGGACTTGAAATCAGGACAAGCGAAGGTACGAAAGCTTTTGTGCCTAAACAGACAAGTTTCAGCCTACCGGCATCCATGCCCCGAAGTAATGGCATTTACATCTCAAGGGAGGTTGGAAGATGA
- the LOC112897133 gene encoding squamosa promoter-binding-like protein 15 isoform X2 → MQREDAATPMDASPPAPMAPSPSPPASGRGGAGAGCQAERAGPGRGAGSRRGCARRLCQVDHCLADLTGAIAYFRRHKVCQAHSVTTEVLVASRIQRFCQQCSRFHRLAEFDGHKRSCRRRLAGHHEWRRRRNRPADVAPQLMLPGNQENAAGRAQDVVNLIPVIARLQVNHQAT, encoded by the exons ATGCAGAGGGAGGACGCCGCGACCCCGATGGACGCCAGCCCGCCGGCTCCCATGGCGCCCTCACCTTCTCCGCCCGCTTCCGGCCGCGGCGGGGCCGGAGCCGGCTGTCAGGCCGAGCGCGCTGGTCCGGGCCGGGGGGCCGGGAGCCGGCGGGGCTGCGCGCGGAGGCTGTGCCAGGTGGATCACTGCCTCGCGGATCTGACCGGCGCCATCGCTTACTTCAGGAGGCACAAGGTCTGCCAGGCGCACAGCGTGACCACCGAGGTGCTCGTGGCCAGCAGGATCCAGCGCTTCTGCCAGCAGTGCAGCAG ATTCCACCGCCTCGCCGAGTTCGATGGGCATAAGAGGAGCTGCAGGCGTAGGCTCGCCGGACACCACGAgtggcgaagaagaagaaatcggcCAGCAGATGTTGCTCCACAGCTGATGCTGCCTGGAAACCAAGAGAATGCAGCAGGTAGGGCACAGGATGTTGTCAATCTGATTCCGGTGATTGCACGCTTGCAAG TTAATCATCAGGCCACATGA
- the LOC112897133 gene encoding squamosa promoter-binding-like protein 15 isoform X1: MQREDAATPMDASPPAPMAPSPSPPASGRGGAGAGCQAERAGPGRGAGSRRGCARRLCQVDHCLADLTGAIAYFRRHKVCQAHSVTTEVLVASRIQRFCQQCSRFHRLAEFDGHKRSCRRRLAGHHEWRRRRNRPADVAPQLMLPGNQENAAGRAQDVVNLIPVIARLQGTSTHRALSILFHSFVI; the protein is encoded by the exons ATGCAGAGGGAGGACGCCGCGACCCCGATGGACGCCAGCCCGCCGGCTCCCATGGCGCCCTCACCTTCTCCGCCCGCTTCCGGCCGCGGCGGGGCCGGAGCCGGCTGTCAGGCCGAGCGCGCTGGTCCGGGCCGGGGGGCCGGGAGCCGGCGGGGCTGCGCGCGGAGGCTGTGCCAGGTGGATCACTGCCTCGCGGATCTGACCGGCGCCATCGCTTACTTCAGGAGGCACAAGGTCTGCCAGGCGCACAGCGTGACCACCGAGGTGCTCGTGGCCAGCAGGATCCAGCGCTTCTGCCAGCAGTGCAGCAG ATTCCACCGCCTCGCCGAGTTCGATGGGCATAAGAGGAGCTGCAGGCGTAGGCTCGCCGGACACCACGAgtggcgaagaagaagaaatcggcCAGCAGATGTTGCTCCACAGCTGATGCTGCCTGGAAACCAAGAGAATGCAGCAGGTAGGGCACAGGATGTTGTCAATCTGATTCCGGTGATTGCACGCTTGCAAGGTACTAGCACTCACCGTGCACTCAGTATACTCTTTCACAGCTTTGTGATTTAA
- the LOC112897133 gene encoding squamosa promoter-binding-like protein 15 isoform X3, with protein MQREDAATPMDASPPAPMAPSPSPPASGRGGAGAGCQAERAGPGRGAGSRRGCARRLCQVDHCLADLTGAIAYFRRHKVCQAHSVTTEVLVASRIQRFCQQCSRFHRLAEFDGHKRSCRRRLAGHHEWRRRRNRPADVAPQLMLPGNQENAAVNHQAT; from the exons ATGCAGAGGGAGGACGCCGCGACCCCGATGGACGCCAGCCCGCCGGCTCCCATGGCGCCCTCACCTTCTCCGCCCGCTTCCGGCCGCGGCGGGGCCGGAGCCGGCTGTCAGGCCGAGCGCGCTGGTCCGGGCCGGGGGGCCGGGAGCCGGCGGGGCTGCGCGCGGAGGCTGTGCCAGGTGGATCACTGCCTCGCGGATCTGACCGGCGCCATCGCTTACTTCAGGAGGCACAAGGTCTGCCAGGCGCACAGCGTGACCACCGAGGTGCTCGTGGCCAGCAGGATCCAGCGCTTCTGCCAGCAGTGCAGCAG ATTCCACCGCCTCGCCGAGTTCGATGGGCATAAGAGGAGCTGCAGGCGTAGGCTCGCCGGACACCACGAgtggcgaagaagaagaaatcggcCAGCAGATGTTGCTCCACAGCTGATGCTGCCTGGAAACCAAGAGAATGCAGCAG TTAATCATCAGGCCACATGA